A portion of the Streptomyces erythrochromogenes genome contains these proteins:
- a CDS encoding protein kinase, whose translation MEEYAGRILASRYRLPLPPSDEYELVETRAFDTRSGQEVLVRQVPLPEVVDAELMDGPQAVPAARRAPADLPAVRRAIEAAQAAASIPDHPRLDQVFDVFAEGESLWIVSELVPAKPLAALLADEPLSPYRAAEVASDVLTALRVLHAHGWTHRNITVRTVLVCEDGRVVLTGLAAGAAEEALCGYDPVPRTTDSGPDERWGAGPAPAPLPAPVRSAPLPAVPLPVPPPPAPAPAPAPAPPPPRPPEADGAPGYAPLVAPGYDTGPRYTDHITPGRPQDRADLQAAARAGVIAAYRAGARAAAARVTEQRKAEAGTGAAIEAGPAAAFERRPEGSTLPQGYSYPYGGGPETGTGTAGAWHGATPRRPALPQPEAEPEPQHQLQHQPQPQRSPEPEPQPEAQPQSEAQPRPVPAPSAWSRAEAPAAPALPAQLALPQGYHQAETPGRPALGGPPPPPPPPPPPIPEPAPQAAAWTGLDAERARHTRMAVVGAITERWAPEQAGPVHGRWQLAAPVGPATDLWALGALLYRAVQGHAPYPEDSVAELVEMVCAEPPAFAEECGALRPVVESLLRQDPTERPDFEELRGWLRSLVRSAPEPDAGLGVLPMPEADPARLPVVRRRGEVHGRHRNPTAARKPRALGRTLLVGILVLLAGAVAYAMLFMPRAGVPQEQDGPGEATAHTSSRPSPSQVPTGTPESKPAPQTTGPAASQAAPAPAPPGYTTQQDPEHFEIAVPEGWERRGINEAGQVRYTDGAFVLTVVPGRDKVEGNPDPAAYQKDKEPELTPYRTSTWSTVGDVKTTRVGQQLRATGRYTWIDGTGRSVFARNFVVALGGSYHVVLVTGPEDEQTKVTEVFEKATASYKAGG comes from the coding sequence GTGGAGGAGTACGCGGGCCGGATCCTGGCCAGCCGCTACCGCCTGCCGCTGCCGCCGTCCGACGAGTACGAGCTCGTCGAGACCCGGGCCTTCGACACGCGCAGCGGACAGGAAGTCCTGGTCCGGCAGGTGCCGTTGCCGGAGGTCGTGGACGCCGAGTTGATGGACGGGCCGCAGGCCGTTCCGGCGGCCCGCCGCGCTCCCGCCGACCTGCCGGCCGTGCGGCGGGCGATCGAGGCGGCGCAGGCCGCGGCCTCGATTCCCGACCACCCCCGGCTGGACCAGGTCTTCGACGTGTTCGCCGAGGGCGAGTCGCTGTGGATAGTGAGCGAACTGGTCCCGGCCAAGCCGCTGGCCGCACTGCTCGCCGACGAACCGCTCAGCCCCTACCGGGCTGCTGAGGTGGCGTCGGACGTGCTCACCGCGCTGCGGGTGCTGCACGCGCACGGCTGGACCCACCGCAACATCACCGTCCGGACGGTGTTGGTGTGCGAGGACGGCCGGGTCGTGCTGACGGGCCTCGCGGCCGGGGCCGCGGAGGAGGCCCTGTGCGGGTACGACCCCGTCCCCCGCACCACGGATTCCGGTCCCGACGAGCGCTGGGGCGCGGGCCCCGCACCCGCCCCGTTACCGGCTCCCGTACGGTCCGCACCGCTTCCGGCCGTGCCTCTTCCGGTGCCACCGCCTCCGGCCCCTGCTCCGGCCCCCGCTCCGGCCCCGCCCCCGCCGCGGCCGCCCGAAGCGGACGGTGCCCCCGGGTACGCGCCCCTCGTGGCCCCCGGGTACGACACCGGGCCGCGGTACACCGACCACATCACCCCCGGGCGGCCGCAGGACCGTGCCGACCTCCAGGCCGCCGCGCGCGCCGGCGTCATCGCCGCGTACCGGGCGGGCGCGCGGGCCGCCGCCGCCCGGGTCACCGAGCAGCGCAAGGCCGAGGCCGGGACCGGAGCCGCGATCGAGGCGGGGCCCGCGGCCGCATTCGAGCGCAGGCCCGAGGGGTCGACCCTCCCACAGGGCTACTCGTACCCGTACGGGGGAGGACCGGAGACCGGGACCGGGACCGCCGGTGCCTGGCACGGCGCGACCCCGCGCCGCCCGGCCCTGCCACAGCCCGAAGCCGAGCCCGAGCCGCAACACCAGCTGCAACACCAGCCGCAGCCCCAACGGAGCCCGGAGCCCGAGCCGCAGCCTGAGGCCCAGCCGCAGTCCGAGGCCCAGCCGCGGCCCGTACCGGCCCCGTCGGCGTGGAGCCGCGCCGAAGCGCCGGCCGCGCCCGCCCTGCCCGCGCAGCTCGCCCTGCCGCAGGGCTACCACCAGGCCGAGACCCCGGGACGCCCGGCACTCGGCGGCCCGCCCCCGCCCCCGCCCCCGCCCCCGCCCCCGATACCGGAACCCGCCCCGCAGGCGGCCGCGTGGACCGGGCTCGACGCCGAGCGGGCACGCCACACGCGCATGGCCGTGGTCGGCGCGATCACCGAGCGGTGGGCCCCCGAACAGGCCGGCCCCGTGCACGGGCGCTGGCAGCTGGCGGCGCCCGTCGGGCCCGCCACCGACCTCTGGGCGCTCGGCGCGCTGCTCTACCGCGCCGTGCAGGGCCACGCCCCGTACCCGGAGGACAGCGTCGCCGAGCTGGTCGAGATGGTCTGCGCCGAGCCCCCCGCCTTCGCCGAGGAGTGCGGCGCGCTCCGCCCGGTCGTGGAGTCCCTGCTGCGCCAGGACCCCACGGAACGGCCCGACTTCGAGGAGCTGCGCGGCTGGCTCCGCTCGCTCGTACGGTCCGCTCCCGAGCCGGACGCCGGGCTCGGCGTGCTCCCGATGCCGGAGGCGGATCCCGCGCGGCTGCCCGTCGTACGCCGCCGCGGCGAGGTCCACGGACGGCACCGCAACCCCACGGCCGCCCGCAAGCCGCGGGCGCTCGGCCGGACCCTGCTCGTCGGCATCCTGGTCCTCCTCGCCGGGGCCGTCGCGTACGCGATGCTGTTCATGCCCCGGGCCGGAGTTCCGCAGGAGCAGGACGGCCCCGGGGAGGCCACCGCGCACACGTCCTCGCGGCCGAGCCCCTCCCAGGTGCCCACCGGCACGCCCGAGTCCAAGCCCGCGCCCCAGACGACCGGGCCCGCCGCGTCGCAGGCCGCACCCGCGCCGGCCCCGCCCGGCTACACCACCCAGCAGGACCCGGAGCACTTCGAGATCGCCGTCCCGGAGGGCTGGGAGCGCCGCGGGATCAACGAGGCGGGCCAGGTGCGGTACACCGACGGGGCGTTCGTACTGACGGTGGTCCCCGGCCGGGACAAGGTCGAGGGCAATCCGGACCCGGCGGCGTACCAGAAGGACAAGGAGCCGGAGCTGACGCCGTACCGGACCTCCACCTGGTCGACCGTCGGGGACGTGAAGACCACCAGGGTCGGGCAGCAACTGCGGGCCACGGGCCGCTACACGTGGATCGACGGGACCGGTCGCAGCGTGTTCGCCCGCAATTTCGTCGTCGCACTGGGCGGCAGTTACCACGTCGTCCTGGTGACCGGTCCGGAGGACGAACAGACCAAGGTCACCGAAGTCTTCGAGAAGGCCACGGCGAGTTACAAGGCGGGCGGATGA
- a CDS encoding serine/threonine-protein kinase: MSKPEHTESPAGAPAAKLGDGASAGSAPASAPAAKPEDVSVPAARTAADAEPDGPEPVPASAPAAKPEESKPAASKPRLSKAAPAAEPEDAKPRPGKAAAAEPAPAPAAEPEDAKPRPGEAAAAESGADAKPEGSKPRLGKGVPAAAEPGSGKAAAAEPGADAKPEDAKPAVKPVGATGANPVVEKADAVAAAVKAAAAKAAKGAHDEGRLLAGRYRLNAVLGKGGMGTVWRAQDETLGRTVAVKELRFSSGVDDDEKRRLITRTLREAKAIARIRSGGAVTVYDVVDEDARPWIVMELIEGPSLAEFIRENGPLTPHRAAEVGLAVLDVLRAAHGQGILHRDVKPSNVLIAGNGRVVLTDFGIAQVEGDPSVTSTGMLVGAPSYISPERARGQKPGPPADMWSLGGLLYASVEGTPPYDKGSALATLTAVMTEPVDPPKNAGPLTEVIYGLLAKDPARRLDEGRARAMLTAVIAAPEPVPAPVVPAVAEETRQISLADAKQAAEKATAEKAAEKAAKKERERREREQRERARAALKAARKATAAAAATATAASAAEAPKGRPASVVAPLTDVMPRRTIVLAVVAVVAVLAVVGSLIAWAISGDDKDKKDQGKGGQATPAASAPQTSGGAEQGSPKPSGNTGETGAGGTAGTGNGTGTDAGAAAQGQGQQTAGQGQGQGQGQGATTGGAGGALPAGYAVITEPGFHFSMAMPEGFKRTGTAGDNSGGIFSRDGGFPRIQVDFTGKPGDDAALAWVKLAPAVGSSSKGYRQIRIDKAEYRGYPTVADWEFEREQGGTKVRVLNRGFKIDATHGYAIMISCPADQWDGPECTQMRNVAFQTFQPLG; this comes from the coding sequence ATGTCGAAGCCGGAGCACACCGAGTCACCTGCCGGGGCGCCTGCGGCGAAGCTTGGCGATGGCGCTTCGGCGGGGTCCGCCCCTGCCTCTGCGCCTGCGGCGAAGCCCGAGGACGTTTCCGTGCCCGCGGCAAGGACGGCCGCTGACGCGGAGCCTGATGGGCCGGAGCCTGTCCCCGCCTCTGCGCCTGCGGCGAAGCCCGAGGAGTCGAAGCCTGCGGCTTCGAAGCCGCGGCTGAGCAAGGCTGCGCCTGCGGCGGAGCCTGAGGACGCGAAGCCGCGGCCGGGCAAGGCTGCGGCGGCGGAGCCTGCCCCTGCGCCTGCGGCGGAGCCTGAGGACGCGAAGCCGCGGCCGGGCGAGGCTGCGGCTGCGGAGTCGGGCGCTGATGCGAAGCCTGAGGGGTCGAAGCCGCGGCTGGGCAAGGGCGTGCCCGCGGCTGCCGAGCCGGGGTCGGGCAAGGCTGCGGCTGCGGAGCCGGGCGCTGATGCGAAGCCCGAGGACGCGAAGCCTGCGGTCAAGCCCGTGGGGGCGACCGGGGCGAACCCCGTAGTAGAGAAGGCCGATGCCGTGGCCGCCGCCGTCAAGGCCGCCGCCGCCAAGGCGGCCAAGGGCGCGCACGACGAAGGTCGGCTGCTGGCCGGCCGGTACCGGCTGAACGCCGTGCTCGGCAAGGGCGGCATGGGTACCGTCTGGCGGGCCCAGGACGAGACGCTGGGCCGCACCGTCGCCGTCAAGGAGCTCCGCTTCAGCAGCGGGGTCGACGACGACGAGAAGCGCCGCCTCATCACCCGAACCCTCCGCGAGGCCAAGGCCATCGCCCGGATCCGCAGCGGCGGCGCCGTCACCGTCTACGACGTCGTCGACGAGGACGCCCGGCCGTGGATCGTCATGGAGCTCATCGAGGGGCCCTCGCTCGCCGAGTTCATCCGGGAGAACGGCCCCCTCACCCCGCACCGCGCCGCCGAGGTCGGCCTCGCGGTGCTCGACGTCCTGCGCGCCGCGCACGGCCAGGGCATCCTGCACCGGGACGTCAAGCCCTCCAACGTGCTCATCGCCGGCAACGGCCGTGTCGTCCTGACCGACTTCGGCATCGCGCAGGTCGAGGGCGACCCCTCCGTCACCTCCACCGGCATGCTCGTCGGCGCCCCCTCCTACATCTCGCCCGAGCGCGCCCGAGGCCAGAAGCCCGGTCCGCCCGCCGACATGTGGTCGCTCGGCGGCCTGCTGTACGCCTCCGTCGAAGGCACGCCCCCGTACGACAAGGGGTCCGCGCTCGCCACGCTCACCGCGGTGATGACCGAGCCGGTCGACCCGCCGAAGAACGCCGGCCCGCTCACCGAGGTCATCTACGGTCTGCTCGCCAAGGACCCGGCCCGCCGCCTCGACGAGGGACGCGCCCGGGCGATGCTCACCGCCGTCATCGCCGCGCCCGAGCCGGTACCGGCTCCCGTGGTGCCCGCGGTCGCCGAGGAGACCCGGCAGATATCGCTGGCGGACGCCAAGCAGGCCGCGGAGAAGGCCACCGCGGAGAAGGCCGCCGAGAAGGCCGCGAAGAAGGAGCGGGAGCGTCGCGAGCGGGAGCAGCGCGAGCGTGCCCGCGCCGCGCTGAAGGCCGCCCGCAAGGCGACGGCCGCCGCCGCCGCGACCGCGACCGCGGCCTCGGCCGCGGAAGCACCGAAGGGCCGGCCCGCCTCCGTCGTCGCGCCGCTCACGGACGTCATGCCGCGCCGCACCATCGTGCTGGCGGTCGTCGCCGTGGTCGCCGTGCTGGCTGTGGTCGGCTCGCTGATCGCCTGGGCGATCAGCGGCGACGACAAGGACAAGAAGGACCAGGGCAAGGGCGGCCAGGCCACCCCGGCCGCGTCCGCCCCGCAGACCTCGGGCGGGGCCGAACAGGGCTCCCCGAAGCCCTCGGGGAACACCGGTGAGACGGGCGCGGGCGGCACCGCCGGCACCGGCAACGGCACCGGTACCGACGCGGGAGCCGCCGCTCAGGGCCAGGGCCAGCAGACCGCCGGCCAGGGGCAGGGGCAGGGACAGGGACAGGGCGCGACGACCGGGGGAGCGGGAGGCGCCCTCCCCGCCGGATACGCGGTGATCACGGAGCCCGGATTCCACTTCTCCATGGCGATGCCCGAAGGGTTCAAGCGGACGGGCACGGCCGGTGACAACTCCGGCGGGATATTCAGCCGCGACGGCGGGTTCCCGCGGATCCAGGTCGACTTCACCGGCAAGCCGGGCGACGACGCGGCCCTCGCCTGGGTCAAGCTGGCCCCCGCCGTGGGCAGCAGCAGCAAGGGCTACCGGCAGATCCGCATAGACAAGGCGGAGTACCGGGGCTACCCGACCGTCGCGGACTGGGAGTTCGAGCGGGAGCAGGGCGGGACGAAGGTCCGTGTGCTCAACCGCGGGTTCAAGATCGACGCCACGCACGGCTACGCGATCATGATCAGCTGCCCCGCGGACCAGTGGGACGGCCCGGAGTGCACCCAGATGCGCAACGTCGCCTTCCAGACGTTCCAGCCTCTCGGCTGA
- a CDS encoding glycerol-3-phosphate dehydrogenase/oxidase codes for MRTATLGPKQRAAAFTRMAERELDVLVVGAGVVGAGTALDAVTRGLTTGLVEARDWASGTSSRSSKLVHGGLRYLEMLDFALVREALKERGLLLERLAPHLVKPVPFLYPLQHKGWERLYAGAGVAMYDAMSVSSGHGRGLPVHRHLSRTQALRVAPALRKDALVGALQYYDAQMDDARYVTTLVRTAAAYGAHCANRARVVGFLREGERVVGARVQDVEGGVEYEIRAKQVVNATGVWTDDTQALIGERGQFHVRASKGIHLVVPKDRIHSTTGLILRTEKSVLFVIPWGRHWIVGTTDTDWDLDKAHPAASSADIDYLLEHVNSVLAVPLTRDDVQGVYAGLRPLLAGESDATSKLSREHTVAHPVPGLVVVAGGKYTTYRVMAKDAVDEAVHGLDQRVAPCVTEDVPLVGAEGYRALWNGRARIAARTGLHVVRVEHLLNRYGTLTEELLDLVVADPELGKAVTGADDYLRAEIAYAASHEGARHLDDVLTRRTRISIETFDRGTRSARECAELMAPVLGWDKQQIEKEVEHYEKRVQAERESQRQPDDQTADAARLGAPDIVPL; via the coding sequence GTGAGGACAGCGACACTGGGGCCGAAGCAGCGAGCCGCGGCCTTCACCCGGATGGCCGAACGGGAACTGGACGTGCTGGTCGTCGGCGCGGGCGTGGTCGGCGCCGGCACCGCGCTCGACGCCGTGACGAGGGGCCTTACCACCGGCCTGGTGGAGGCCCGGGACTGGGCCTCGGGCACCTCCAGCCGGTCGAGCAAGCTCGTCCACGGCGGCCTGCGCTATCTGGAGATGCTCGACTTCGCCCTCGTGCGGGAGGCGCTGAAGGAGCGGGGTCTGCTGCTGGAGCGCCTCGCCCCGCACCTGGTGAAGCCGGTTCCCTTCCTGTACCCCCTGCAGCACAAGGGCTGGGAGCGGCTCTACGCCGGCGCGGGCGTCGCGATGTACGACGCGATGTCGGTCTCCAGCGGGCACGGCCGGGGCCTGCCGGTGCACCGGCACCTCTCGCGCACCCAGGCCCTGCGGGTGGCGCCGGCGCTGCGCAAGGACGCCCTGGTGGGCGCCCTCCAGTACTACGACGCCCAGATGGACGACGCGCGGTACGTCACGACGCTCGTGCGGACGGCCGCCGCGTACGGGGCGCACTGCGCCAACCGGGCGAGGGTCGTCGGGTTCCTGCGTGAGGGCGAACGGGTGGTCGGCGCGCGCGTGCAGGACGTGGAGGGCGGCGTCGAGTACGAGATCCGCGCGAAGCAGGTCGTGAACGCCACGGGGGTGTGGACGGACGACACCCAGGCACTGATCGGGGAGCGCGGGCAGTTCCACGTACGGGCCTCGAAGGGCATCCACCTGGTCGTGCCGAAGGACCGCATCCATTCGACGACCGGGCTGATCCTGCGGACCGAGAAGTCGGTGCTGTTCGTCATCCCGTGGGGCCGTCACTGGATCGTGGGAACCACGGACACCGACTGGGACCTGGACAAGGCCCACCCGGCGGCGTCGAGCGCGGACATCGACTACCTGCTGGAACACGTGAACTCGGTGCTGGCGGTGCCGCTGACGCGCGACGACGTCCAGGGCGTGTACGCGGGCCTGCGGCCGCTGCTGGCCGGCGAGTCGGACGCGACGAGCAAGCTGTCGCGCGAGCACACGGTGGCGCATCCGGTGCCGGGGCTGGTGGTGGTCGCCGGCGGCAAGTACACCACGTACCGGGTCATGGCGAAGGACGCGGTCGACGAGGCGGTGCACGGTCTGGACCAGCGGGTGGCGCCGTGCGTGACGGAGGACGTGCCGCTGGTGGGGGCCGAGGGGTACCGGGCCCTGTGGAACGGCCGGGCGAGGATCGCGGCCCGGACGGGCCTTCATGTGGTGCGGGTGGAGCACCTGTTGAACCGGTACGGGACGCTGACGGAGGAGCTGCTCGACCTCGTCGTCGCCGATCCGGAACTGGGCAAGGCGGTGACCGGGGCGGACGACTACCTGCGGGCGGAGATCGCGTACGCCGCCTCGCACGAGGGGGCGCGGCACCTGGACGACGTGCTGACGCGGCGGACGCGGATCTCGATCGAGACCTTCGACCGGGGGACGCGGTCGGCACGGGAGTGCGCGGAGTTGATGGCGCCGGTGCTGGGGTGGGACAAGCAGCAGATCGAGAAGGAAGTGGAGCACTACGAGAAGAGGGTCCAGGCGGAGCGGGAATCGCAGCGTCAGCCGGACGACCAGACGGCGGACGCGGCGCGGCTGGGTGCGCCCGACATCGTTCCGTTGTAA
- a CDS encoding nucleotide sugar dehydrogenase: MPADLAVIGLGHLGLPLAQAAVAAGIETVGYESGPVTDSTLSAAEIRRMSAAGFRVTTNPAELGRVRTAVICAPTRLGADRALDLSAVGGAGRALAARLRPHTTVILESAAHPGVTEDYLRPILEEGSGLRAGRDFHLAYSPSRLDPGNRTHGISNTPKVIGGLTPACTESAHAFYARLTEKVVRARGLREAETVQLLETNYRHVNIALMNEMAVLCHDLGVDLWDVIRCAETKPYGYQAFRPGPGVGGHGVPLDPNYLPHTTRTPGHPLRMVGLAQEINDRMPQYVIQRSATLLNEHGKSARGARVLLLGVTYKPDLADQEGSPAGEIASRLIDLGALISYHDPYITGWRVRDQPVPRAESLYEAAANADLTILLQHHRTYDMQALAVKAQLLLDTRGASPIGAAHRL, from the coding sequence ATGCCCGCAGACCTCGCCGTCATCGGACTCGGCCACCTCGGCCTCCCGCTCGCCCAGGCGGCCGTCGCCGCCGGAATCGAGACGGTCGGCTACGAAAGCGGTCCGGTCACGGACTCCACTCTCTCCGCTGCCGAGATCCGCCGCATGTCGGCGGCCGGCTTCCGGGTCACCACCAACCCCGCCGAGCTCGGCCGGGTCCGCACGGCCGTCATCTGCGCCCCCACCCGGCTCGGCGCGGACCGCGCGCTGGACCTCTCCGCCGTGGGCGGCGCGGGCCGCGCCCTCGCGGCGCGGCTGCGCCCGCACACCACGGTGATCCTCGAATCCGCCGCACACCCCGGCGTCACCGAGGACTACCTGCGGCCGATCCTGGAGGAGGGATCCGGACTCCGCGCCGGCCGGGACTTCCACCTGGCCTACTCCCCCAGCCGCCTCGACCCCGGCAACCGGACCCACGGCATCTCCAACACCCCCAAGGTGATCGGCGGCCTCACCCCGGCCTGCACCGAGTCCGCGCACGCCTTCTACGCCCGCCTCACCGAGAAGGTGGTCCGGGCCCGCGGCCTGCGCGAGGCCGAGACCGTACAGCTCCTCGAAACCAACTACCGCCACGTCAACATCGCCCTGATGAACGAGATGGCCGTGCTCTGCCACGACCTCGGCGTCGACCTGTGGGACGTCATCCGCTGCGCCGAGACCAAGCCGTACGGGTACCAGGCCTTCCGCCCCGGCCCCGGCGTCGGCGGCCACGGCGTCCCCCTCGACCCGAACTACCTCCCCCACACCACCCGCACCCCCGGACACCCGCTGCGCATGGTCGGCCTGGCGCAGGAGATCAACGACCGGATGCCGCAGTACGTCATCCAGCGCTCCGCCACCCTGCTGAACGAGCACGGCAAGTCCGCCCGCGGGGCCCGCGTCCTGCTGCTCGGCGTCACGTACAAGCCCGACCTCGCCGACCAGGAGGGCTCCCCGGCCGGCGAGATCGCCAGCCGCCTCATCGACCTCGGGGCGCTGATCAGCTACCACGACCCGTACATCACGGGCTGGCGGGTCAGGGACCAGCCGGTCCCCCGCGCCGAGTCCCTGTACGAGGCCGCGGCCAACGCCGACCTGACGATCCTGCTCCAGCACCACCGCACCTACGACATGCAGGCCCTGGCCGTGAAGGCCCAGCTCCTCCTGGACACCCGGGGCGCCAGCCCGATCGGCGCCGCCCACCGCCTCTGA
- a CDS encoding insulinase family protein, translating to MDIDTTTAPTATTDTDGLTTTTVDGVRTLLAPRSGPVTAGLLFRVGRADETLATSGITHLVEHLALHRHGLSDLHYNGATAAAHTLFAVTGTASEVVEYLNGVCAALRDLPVDRLETEKEILRTEAAGRGRGPGHGMDLWRYGARSYGLVDYAETGLPAITAEDVRDWARTRFTAENAVLWMTTDTLPEGLDLTLPAGEWLRAPEPTSALPTTPAYFHGDAGGVVLTSVLPRSTAARLFAEVLGKELFRELRQKGGYSYTAAAEYHPRDTDHATVTAYADALPAKQDALVGAFVDVLAKLRAGRIEQADLDSVRASALAQFDSPELAAAMLPGTAMNLLMRHRHLAVAGARAEIEAVTVEDLHRVARELWADALMQVPGRGVDWAGLTAAPTASPEIVSGRRHSAVEDARVALLVAKDGISLVTPNDQVTVRYADCALLQVFPDGARHLVGNDGFSITVEPTLYRLTSDALAPLDAGVPPASVVRMPPRDPARIPEPPKPAKAPVRRAWFTALLWILGIPAMLSGGVTALSALLVTRMYSGEEIPQEYATVLLAGIIVSAMLLTPWGICLRRRRQGLS from the coding sequence ATGGACATCGACACCACCACGGCGCCCACCGCCACGACCGACACGGACGGGCTCACCACGACCACCGTCGACGGCGTGCGCACCCTGCTGGCGCCCCGCTCCGGCCCCGTCACCGCGGGCCTCCTCTTCCGCGTGGGCCGCGCCGACGAGACCCTCGCCACCAGCGGGATCACCCACCTCGTCGAACACCTCGCCCTGCACCGGCACGGTCTGAGCGACCTCCACTACAACGGCGCGACCGCCGCCGCGCACACCCTCTTCGCCGTCACCGGCACCGCCTCCGAAGTGGTCGAGTACCTGAACGGGGTCTGCGCGGCCCTGCGCGACCTGCCGGTGGACCGGCTGGAGACCGAGAAGGAGATACTCCGCACGGAGGCCGCCGGCCGCGGCCGCGGACCCGGGCACGGCATGGACCTGTGGCGCTACGGCGCCCGCTCCTACGGCCTCGTCGACTACGCCGAGACGGGCCTGCCCGCCATCACCGCCGAGGACGTCCGCGACTGGGCCCGGACCCGGTTCACCGCCGAGAACGCGGTCCTGTGGATGACCACCGACACCCTCCCCGAGGGCCTGGACCTGACCCTCCCCGCCGGCGAGTGGCTCCGCGCCCCCGAGCCGACCTCGGCCCTGCCCACCACCCCGGCCTATTTCCACGGCGACGCGGGCGGAGTCGTGCTCACCTCGGTCCTGCCCCGGTCGACCGCGGCACGCCTGTTCGCCGAGGTCCTCGGCAAGGAGCTCTTCCGGGAGCTGCGCCAGAAGGGCGGCTACTCCTACACCGCCGCCGCCGAGTACCACCCGCGCGACACCGACCACGCCACCGTCACCGCCTACGCCGACGCCCTCCCGGCCAAGCAGGACGCACTGGTCGGCGCCTTCGTCGACGTCCTCGCGAAACTGCGGGCCGGCCGGATCGAACAGGCCGACCTGGACTCCGTACGGGCCTCCGCCCTGGCGCAGTTCGACAGCCCGGAGCTCGCCGCGGCGATGCTTCCGGGCACTGCCATGAACCTCCTGATGCGCCACCGCCACCTGGCCGTCGCCGGGGCGCGGGCCGAGATCGAGGCGGTCACCGTCGAGGACCTCCACCGCGTCGCACGGGAGCTGTGGGCGGACGCCCTCATGCAGGTGCCGGGCCGGGGCGTGGACTGGGCCGGCCTGACCGCCGCGCCCACCGCCTCGCCGGAGATCGTCAGCGGCCGGCGCCACTCCGCCGTGGAGGACGCGAGGGTCGCCCTGCTCGTCGCGAAGGACGGGATCAGTCTCGTCACGCCGAACGACCAGGTGACCGTGCGGTACGCCGACTGCGCCCTCCTGCAGGTCTTCCCGGACGGCGCCCGCCACCTCGTCGGCAACGACGGCTTCAGCATCACCGTCGAGCCGACGCTGTACCGCCTGACGTCCGACGCGCTCGCTCCGCTCGACGCCGGCGTTCCGCCCGCCTCGGTGGTCCGTATGCCGCCGCGCGACCCCGCCCGGATCCCGGAGCCGCCGAAGCCCGCGAAAGCGCCCGTCCGGCGCGCCTGGTTCACCGCTCTGCTGTGGATCCTCGGCATCCCGGCGATGCTGTCGGGCGGCGTGACCGCTCTGAGCGCGCTCCTCGTGACCCGGATGTACAGCGGGGAGGAGATCCCCCAGGAGTACGCCACGGTCCTGCTCGCCGGCATCATCGTCTCGGCGATGCTGCTGACGCCCTGGGGCATCTGCCTGCGGCGCCGCAGACAGGGCCTGAGCTGA
- a CDS encoding GuaB3 family IMP dehydrogenase-related protein has product MTEIEIGRGKRGRRAYAFDDIAIVPSRRTRDPKEVSIAWQIDAYRFELPFLAAPMDSVVSPQTAIRIGELGGLGVLNLEGLWTRYEDPQPLLDEIAELDEESATRRLQEIYSAPIQADLIRQRIKEVRDSGVVTAAALSPQRTAEFSKAVVDAGVDIFVIRGTTVSAEHVSGAAEPLNLKQFIYELDVPVIVGGCATYTAALHLMRTGAAGVLVGFGGGAAHTTRNVLGIQVPMATAVADVAAARRDYMDESGGRYVHVIADGGVGWSGDIPKAVACGADAVMMGSPLARATDAPGKGNHWGMEAVHEDVPRGKKVDLGTVGTTEEILTGPSHSPDGSMNIFGALRRSMATTGYSELKEFQRVEVTVADSQHSR; this is encoded by the coding sequence GTGACTGAGATCGAGATCGGGCGCGGCAAGCGCGGCCGCAGGGCGTACGCGTTCGACGACATCGCCATCGTCCCGAGCCGGCGTACCCGGGACCCGAAGGAGGTCTCGATCGCCTGGCAGATCGACGCGTACCGCTTCGAGCTCCCCTTCCTGGCCGCCCCCATGGACTCGGTCGTCTCCCCGCAGACCGCCATCCGCATCGGTGAGCTCGGCGGCCTCGGCGTGCTGAACCTCGAAGGCCTGTGGACCCGCTACGAGGACCCGCAGCCGCTGCTCGACGAGATCGCGGAGCTGGACGAGGAGTCGGCCACCCGCCGCCTCCAGGAGATCTACTCCGCGCCGATCCAGGCCGACCTGATCCGGCAGCGCATCAAGGAGGTGCGCGACTCGGGCGTCGTCACCGCCGCCGCGCTCTCCCCGCAGCGCACCGCCGAGTTCTCCAAGGCCGTCGTCGACGCGGGCGTGGACATCTTCGTCATCCGCGGCACCACCGTCTCCGCCGAGCACGTCTCCGGCGCCGCCGAGCCGCTGAACCTCAAGCAGTTCATCTACGAGCTCGACGTCCCGGTCATCGTCGGCGGCTGCGCCACCTACACCGCGGCCCTGCACCTGATGCGCACCGGCGCCGCGGGCGTGCTGGTCGGCTTCGGCGGCGGCGCCGCGCACACCACGCGCAACGTGCTCGGCATCCAGGTCCCGATGGCGACCGCCGTCGCGGACGTGGCCGCGGCCCGCCGCGACTACATGGACGAGTCCGGCGGCCGCTACGTCCACGTCATCGCCGACGGCGGCGTGGGCTGGTCGGGCGACATCCCGAAGGCCGTGGCCTGCGGCGCCGACGCCGTGATGATGGGCTCCCCGCTGGCCCGCGCCACGGACGCGCCCGGCAAGGGCAACCACTGGGGCATGGAGGCCGTCCACGAGGACGTGCCGCGCGGCAAGAAGGTCGACCTGGGCACCGTCGGCACCACCGAGGAGATCCTCACCGGTCCCTCGCACAGCCCGGACGGCTCGATGAACATCTTCGGCGCGCTGCGCCGTTCGATGGCCACCACCGGCTACAGCGAGCTCAAGGAGTTCCAGCGGGTCGAGGTCACGGTCGCGGACTCCCAGCACAGCCGCTGA